The Thiorhodovibrio frisius genome segment TGCCGCGCAGCGTCGGCTGATGTCCAGGATAGCGGATAGCCGCTGACTCGCGTCCCGCAGGGGCGAGTGATGCGTCTCGTCGTCCACCAGAACGATGACTTTTACGGGACGGTCTTCCCGCCAACGCCGGTAAGTAGCCGGTAGGCAAATAACGCCGTCTTTTAGGTGAGCCTCAAATTCGATGGAATGCATATGATTGCGCCGGTGAAATAGAACAAATGTTCGGTAAGTCTAGCACTGGCTACCCGATTGAAGGTTCCAGGCTCGAATTAATCCTCCGAGGCAGCCCCCGGATCGTCCCACGCTGGCGCCGACTAGCGCCACTTTTGGCGTGCCGCAAGCCGATATAAAAGACGCCGAAGTTGCCATCCGCGCCGGCCTCGGTCTCTCTTCAGGAGAGCCGTGTGACGATTTGAGCTTCAGATCGCCGACGAATCAGCCAAAGGTTCCTGACGGGCATTCCGGGGCAGTTTGCTGTCTTCTGGCTGCACGCATGGGAGGCATCTGCTACTCTTGTTGGCGCGCATCCTAGATCCGATAAGGCGTTAACCGAGCACTGTCGTGATCGCCTGTTTCCTATCGACCAGAGGTTTCTCTATGCCTGTTGTCGAAGCCGAACCCACCTTTGAGGAGGCACGTCCCATCTTTCGATTGGGCGTGGATGCCTACCATCAAATGATTCGCGCCGGCATCTTCGATGAAGACGACCGCGTTGAGCTGATCGAAGGAGAGCTTCGCGCAATGACGCCCATCAATCCCGATCATGCAGGAAAGAACAAACGGCTGAACCGACTGCTGACGCTCCGTGTGGGGGACGCGGCCTTGGTTTCTGTGCAGGATCCGCTCACGCTGGCACCTCGTTCGGAGCCCGAGCCGGACCTGATGCTACTGCGCCCGCGCGATGACTTCTACGAAGGCGCGAACCCAACGCCGGCAGATACGCTGTTGGTCATCGAGATCTGTGATACCTCGCTGGGCTACGACCGCGAGGTCAAAGTACCTCTATACGCGGCCTATGGTGTCCCCGAGGTCTGGCTGGTCGACCTCAAACATCGGCGCCTGGACCTCTATCGGGATCCCGGACCCGACGGCTATCGGCACGTTCTACGACCCGATCCGAGCGAGGTCGTGGTGCCGCTGCTTTTGCCGAGTCTGCATCTTCGCGTCGATGAAATCTGGTAGTAGTGAGGGAGATTGCATGCCGCGCCGAATCTAGGATTCCTGCGCCGACCACCTGGCAATCGACTGGAGGGACTCGAAGGGGATCGCGCTGGGCAGTTCAGCATTCGCATCAACGAGCAATGGCGGGTGTGTTTCTGTTGGGAAGAGGGTGGTCCTTCGCAGGTCGAAATCGTCGACTATCACTGATGGAGCAAGCGAACATGAGTCGTGAAGTCGCGCTGGTACACCCTGGAGAAATCCTGCTCAAGGACTGGCTTGAGCCATTGGGCATCAGCCAATACGCACTTGCCAACGCGATCGGCGTGCCGCGCCGACGCATCAACGAGATCGTGCGCGGCCAACGGGCGATCAGCGCCGATACCGCTACTCGCCTCGGGGCCTTCTTCGATGTCGATGCCCAAGGCTGGCTGGCCCTGCAAGCATGGGGGATCGGCTGATCTTCGACGGCGAGGTGCTCAGCGAACTGTTCGCACCGCTGGCGCTGGGCTGGAAGGCGCACGGCGCGGCGGAACTGGCGCGGACGGGCGACTTGGTGCCACTGTTGAAGAAACAGGCCAGCGGGCACGAGATTTCAGGATTGGCAGCGTATGAATAGCCTGTCTTCACCAACAGGCTCTTGAGGAGCATCAAGCGACAATGAACACTATTTTGCAAAACCTTCAACACCATGCTTCGGTGCTGCCGCCCCCCTTGCAGGCGGAATTGCTCAACTATGCGATCTATCTGCAAAAGAAGGCGAAAGCGCGCCCCACGACACCCGTCTCCGAGCACACGCGCCGCCGGCTCTTGACCGAAGCCCTGGAGAACGCGGTCGCGCTCAACTCCTATCGCGACATCAAAGATCCGGTCGCTTGGCAGCGTGAGCAGCGTCAGGATCGCCCCTTGCCCGGCAGAACCCATGCTGATTGACAGCAATCTGGTCATCTACGCCACACAGCCGCGTCAGCCACGGTTGCGAGCTTGGCTTGTCGAGCAGGCTACCCATTATTCGGTCATTAGCCGTCTGGAAACCTTGGGGTATCAACAGCTAAGCGATGCCGAGGCACGGTCGATCAATGCCATTCTCGATCAGTTGGAGCGGGTGGACATTGATGACATCATCGTCGAACAGGCCATTGGACTGCGCCGTCTGCGCAAGATGTCATTGGGCGATGCTCTGGTCGCCGCCAGTTGCTTGGTGCATCAACTTCCATTAGCCACAGCCAACGAAAAGGATTTTGCCTGGATAGATGAGTTGGCTGTCAATAACCCATTGAAGGATGAGTTGTGAGTAAATGGGGTCGATATGTTTTCGAGCCCCGCTGAGCAAAGGGGAGCTAATGGGTCAGCTTAAATCCAACTCATCCAAACGAAAGCGACCTGTCGTCATCTGATCCCTGCCTGAACACAGGCTTTGCCTTCCAGTCCCCCGAGGGTTTGACCAGAGCGGGCTTTTTCGTGCGATGCTCGGCGGGGCGGGTTTTTGCTATGCTGGACTCAAGAAATTTAAGCGATAGCTGAGCATAGCGATGTCTGTCACCTACGAAGAGATCCTGAATTTGTTTCGGGAAACTGACCGCAAGTTTCAAGAAACTGACCGCAAGTTTCAAGAAACTGATCGCAAGTTTCAGGAAACTGATCGGAAGTTTCAGGAAATGTCCAAGAAAACTGACCACCAGATTCAGGAAGTCAACAAAGCACTGGGGCGTCAGGGCAACCGCTTGGGCGAATTTGTCGAGGAAATGGTGCGGCCCGGCGTAGTGCGATTGTTGCGCGAACGCCAGTTACCGGTGCATCAGGTGGTGCCGAACATGACCGCCTACGACGATAGCGGGCAGGTCATTGCCGAGGTGGATTTGCTCGCCGTCAACCGAGAGGTAGCTGTTGCTGTCGAGTGCAAATCCCATCTCAGCGTCGATGATGTCAAAGAGCATCTTGAGTTACTCGCGATCTTTAAAGGGTGCTTTCCCCAATACAGCGGCTACCAACTTCTTGGTGCCGTCGCAGGCATGGTGGTGCCGGACCAGGTCGGTCGACATGCCTACCGCAGCGGCTTATTTGTGCTTGCCCAGTCTGGCAATACGATGGAGATCCGCAATGATGCAGGATTCGAGCCCAAGGCGTGGTGAGGATTTGAGCTTCAGATCGCCGACGAATCAGCCAAAGGTTCCTGACGGGCATTCCGGGGCAGTTTGCTGTCTTCTGGCTGCACGCATGGGAGGCATCTGCTACTCTCGTTGGCGCGCATCCTAGATCCGATACGACGTAAACCGAGCACTGTCGAGATTGCCTGTTTCCTATCGACCAGAGGTTTCCTATGCCTGTTGTCGAAACCGAACCCACCTTTGAGGAGGCACGTCCGTTTTTTCGATTGGACGTGGATGCCTCTTTACGCGGCCTATGGTGTCCCCGAGGTCTGGCTCGTCGACCTCAAACATCGGCGCCTAGACCTCTATCGGGATCCCGGACCCGACGGCTATCGGCAGGTTCTACGACCCGATCCGACCGAGGTCGTGGCGCCGCTGCTTTTGCCGAGTCTGCACCTTCGGGTCGAGGAAATCTGGTAGTAGCGTGGGAGATTTGCACAATGTTAAATCTGGTTACCCCGATCCAGGAGACGAAGGCGCAGGCTACGAGGTAACAACCCGGTGCAAACCTACGAAGACGATATTGTTGCTTGGGCCAATGAGCAAGTAGGGCTTCTGTTGAGCGGGCGTTTCGATCTCTTGGACATCAGGCATATCGCCGAGGAGATCGAGGACGTGGGTAAGAGCGAACAACGCGAACTGGCAAGCCGCATGGCCATCCTATTGGCTCATTTGCTCAAGTGGCGCTACCAACCAGCACGTCGAGGCGCAACTTGGGAGGCGACCATTCGCGCGCAACGCAAAGAGATTCTTTACCATCTGGATGACACGTCGAGCTTGAAGCCAAAACTCCAGGAAACGCGCTGGCTCGACATGATGTGGTCGAAAGCCCTGGCGCAGGCTGTCAACGAAACCGGACTGGATTGCTTCCCGGATACCTGCCCCTGGTCGATGCGGGAACAGGTGCTTCATCAGGAATGGTATCCCGGTCAACTACCCCGCCCTGAAGGGCGGAGCTTGAAAGAGCTTGGTTGACCAGCCTAAGTTCGCCTGACCAGGAGGTCGAAAGGGGCTACGTGTGTCACAGGTCGTTCAGACTCACCGGCGGATGCTT includes the following:
- a CDS encoding type II toxin-antitoxin system VapC family toxin, with amino-acid sequence MLIDSNLVIYATQPRQPRLRAWLVEQATHYSVISRLETLGYQQLSDAEARSINAILDQLERVDIDDIIVEQAIGLRRLRKMSLGDALVAASCLVHQLPLATANEKDFAWIDELAVNNPLKDEL
- a CDS encoding DUF2281 domain-containing protein, with the translated sequence MNTILQNLQHHASVLPPPLQAELLNYAIYLQKKAKARPTTPVSEHTRRRLLTEALENAVALNSYRDIKDPVAWQREQRQDRPLPGRTHAD
- a CDS encoding DUF29 domain-containing protein; translated protein: MQTYEDDIVAWANEQVGLLLSGRFDLLDIRHIAEEIEDVGKSEQRELASRMAILLAHLLKWRYQPARRGATWEATIRAQRKEILYHLDDTSSLKPKLQETRWLDMMWSKALAQAVNETGLDCFPDTCPWSMREQVLHQEWYPGQLPRPEGRSLKELG
- a CDS encoding Uma2 family endonuclease; the protein is MPLYAAYGVPEVWLVDLKHRRLDLYRDPGPDGYRQVLRPDPTEVVAPLLLPSLHLRVEEIW
- a CDS encoding Uma2 family endonuclease; protein product: MPVVEAEPTFEEARPIFRLGVDAYHQMIRAGIFDEDDRVELIEGELRAMTPINPDHAGKNKRLNRLLTLRVGDAALVSVQDPLTLAPRSEPEPDLMLLRPRDDFYEGANPTPADTLLVIEICDTSLGYDREVKVPLYAAYGVPEVWLVDLKHRRLDLYRDPGPDGYRHVLRPDPSEVVVPLLLPSLHLRVDEIW
- a CDS encoding DUF3782 domain-containing protein, with translation MSKKTDHQIQEVNKALGRQGNRLGEFVEEMVRPGVVRLLRERQLPVHQVVPNMTAYDDSGQVIAEVDLLAVNREVAVAVECKSHLSVDDVKEHLELLAIFKGCFPQYSGYQLLGAVAGMVVPDQVGRHAYRSGLFVLAQSGNTMEIRNDAGFEPKAW
- a CDS encoding HigA family addiction module antitoxin yields the protein MSREVALVHPGEILLKDWLEPLGISQYALANAIGVPRRRINEIVRGQRAISADTATRLGAFFDVDAQGWLALQAWGIG